The genomic DNA CTGCTCGCCGAGCTGGCCCCACCCGGTACGGTCGTCCTTCTCGAACGCGACGTCAGCGAGACCGATCGCTACGGGCGACTCCTGCGGTACGTCTGGATCGACCGGAACGGACAGCGCCTGCTCCTCAACGAGGAACTCGTACGGCGCGGTGCGGCTGTCGCACGCGAGTACCCGCCGGATACACGGTACGCAGCCCGCTTGGCCGCAGCCCAGCAGGTCGCTCAGGCGACCAGAGCGGGATTGTGGAGTCACTGCAGCACGGCGGACGTCACACCGACGTCCACCGCACCACCAGCACGCGACGCACGCTGCGATCCGAGCTATCCCGACATCTGTGTCCCTCCCCCGCCGCCTGACCTCGATTGTCGCGATATCCCGTATCGCCGCTTCCGCGTACAACCGCCTGATCCCCACCGTTTGGATACTGACCGGGACGGCATCGGTTGTGAATCCGGCTGATCGAGATTGCGCGAGCCCTCCTGCACAGCGATCGGTCCGCCAGGTTCGACCATTCGGAACCGCCGTCTGGTGAAGGTTCTCGAACCGCCATACACTTGACGCGCCACGAGAGCGGACGCACGAAGGAGGAAACGCATGGCTGAACGGGTCGATGTCGCCCCACTGACCGGCGCCCGCGAGTTGTACGATGTGGAAATCGCTGAAGCGTATGTCGAAGCGCTGCTGGCCCGCGGTGTCTCGTACCTCTTCTTGAATCCAGGTACCGATACGTTTCCGATCCAGGAAGCGGTCGCCAAGCGACGTGCACTCGGCCAACCGACGGTCGAGGTCGTGCTCTGT from Thermomicrobium sp. 4228-Ro includes the following:
- a CDS encoding thermonuclease family protein translates to MRRLAGLFLLLVLTACAPAPSGDGAAVPRSPVSPVVTPAGLTAPTAPAGLRPVTSPPPTAPAPFTEPATVRTVIDGDTLTVVTLRGEAVVRLIGIDAPERGSDGHPPECYNEEATRLLAELAPPGTVVLLERDVSETDRYGRLLRYVWIDRNGQRLLLNEELVRRGAAVAREYPPDTRYAARLAAAQQVAQATRAGLWSHCSTADVTPTSTAPPARDARCDPSYPDICVPPPPPDLDCRDIPYRRFRVQPPDPHRLDTDRDGIGCESG